The segment CCAGAAGTCGGTGAACGTCGGAAACTCTTCGCCGCCCGGCTCCGCGGTGTTCAGCGCCAGCCCGCGCGCGGAGAGTCCGTAGATCGCTTTCTGGCACAGCAGCCGGAAATAGCTCGCGCCTTGGAACGCGCCGAGTTCGTCGCCCGGCTTGTTCATCGGATAAAGAATCTTGAAGCCTGCGAAGCCCATCGTGCCCGGGATTTCGCCGCGCTCCAGCCGGTCATAGATGAACAGCTCGGGGTCGAACTTGATCAGCGTCGGCTCGCCGCGGCGGATCTCCGAGATCTGCACGGTGTTCTTGATGATGAAACCCGGGTGGAAGAACTGCAGCTCGAACGGCAGCCGCTCCCGGCGCCACCAGGAATGAGCCGGATCAAACCGGATGCGCCGGTGCTCGTCGTAGCTCAGCTTCAGCAGCCACTCGGGCACACGGCTCGCGGGCGCCACGTAGGGTTTCGCGGCCAGCATCCTCGCCCGGTAGCGAAGGGTCTCGAAATCGAACGGTTCGTCCGCCGCCGGCGCGCGGTTCCACGCCGCGCCCAGCAGCAGCACGCCGAGCAACCACGCGCCGGCGCGGCGAAAGTTGAGCGGGGCACGATTCGTCACCAGCGCGGCCGAAAGAGTGTGGGTGTTCATTTGTCCAAAAAATATCCGCGTTGTTTTTCTGCAATCGGCAGTCCGGCGCGTTCCATCACCTTCAACAGATCCTCCCAGATCATCCGCTTCGAGCGGTTCGACTGATTGCGGAGGATGTAGCTGGGATGGTAGGTTACCATGAGCGGCTTGTCGGCAAACGTGTGCCAGCGCCCCCGCACTTCGCCGAGCGCCTTGAACGATCCGATACCGAGCAAGCCCTGCGCCGCGGTCGAGCCCAGCGCCACGAGTACCTCCGGATTCACGATCTCGATCTGCGCGCGTAAATACGGCAGGCAGTAATTCATCTCCTCGCCATTCGGCGGACGGTTGCCGTACTGCACGCCGCTCGCGCTGACCGGCATCTCCGGCCGCCAGTTCATGATGTTGCCGATGTAAACCTCGTCACGTCGTAGTCCCATTGCGCCAATCATTTTGGTCAGCAATTGTCCTGCGGGACCGACAAAAGGTTCACCCTGAATTTCCTCTTCCGCGCCCGGGGCTTCCCCGACGAACATGATCTTCGCCTCGAGGCTCCCCACGCCCAGCACCACCTTTTTGCCGGGCCGGACGTGGGCGCAACACACCGCATCCGCCAGCACGTGCTCCCGCAACGCCGCAAACCGCGCGGCCTTGTCGCCCTCCGGCAGCGTGAAGGGTTTCGGCGCGGGAATCGTGGCCGCTCTTGCCACGGGTGCCTCAGTTTCAGCCGGCGCGCGATCCCCCACAGGCGGGGTGACCGTACCGCGATCCGGCTCGGGTGTGGCAAGGGTCGGCCTGCCCTCCGTAGCTTCAGCGATGGAGGGCGACCCCGGGCTGGGCTCAACGCGCTCGGCAACGGTCTTGGCTGGCGTCCCATGCCCACGCTTCGCCACCGCGCGGCGCAATGCGGCTACGCTGTCGTCGGACACGACGACCGTCTTCACGCCTGCGGCTTTGAGTCGCCGCAGTTCGTCAGTGAGCGCCGTGAGTGCGTGGTGCATGGGTTCAGGTCACAAGGATCGCGCGGCCAGAAGCTTTTCTACGTATTTGCCGAGTAAATCGAATTCCAAATTCACCGCCTCGCCGGCTTTGCGCGCGCCGAGGTTGGTAACCGTCATTGTCGTCGGGATCAGCCATACGTCAAAAACCGGTCCGTCCACCGCCGCCACGGTGAGCGAGATGCCGTCGATCGCGATGCTACCCTTGTGCACCAGGTAGTGCGCGCAGTCGTCCGGCGCCCGCACCTTCAGGTAGTGGTCCTTCCCGCGCGGCTCGAGCAGTTCGATCACGCCGAGTCCGTCGATGTGACCGGTGACGAAATGTCCGCCGACCTTGCCGTCGAACCGCAGGCTGCGCTCCAGATTCACCGGCGCGCCGGGCGCGAGCATCGCGAAATTCGTCAGCCGACGGGTTTCCTCGAGCACGTCGAACTGCAGCACGGAGCCGGCGACTCCGGCGACCGTGAGACAGCATCCGTTCACCGCGATGCTGTCGCCCAAGGCGACGCCGCCCAGCGCCGCGCGCGCTTCGATCTGCAGCCGC is part of the Opitutus terrae PB90-1 genome and harbors:
- a CDS encoding riboflavin synthase, which gives rise to MFTGIVEETGKVVGFTPEREAWRLQIEARAALGGVALGDSIAVNGCCLTVAGVAGSVLQFDVLEETRRLTNFAMLAPGAPVNLERSLRFDGKVGGHFVTGHIDGLGVIELLEPRGKDHYLKVRAPDDCAHYLVHKGSIAIDGISLTVAAVDGPVFDVWLIPTTMTVTNLGARKAGEAVNLEFDLLGKYVEKLLAARSL
- a CDS encoding uracil-DNA glycosylase, producing the protein MHHALTALTDELRRLKAAGVKTVVVSDDSVAALRRAVAKRGHGTPAKTVAERVEPSPGSPSIAEATEGRPTLATPEPDRGTVTPPVGDRAPAETEAPVARAATIPAPKPFTLPEGDKAARFAALREHVLADAVCCAHVRPGKKVVLGVGSLEAKIMFVGEAPGAEEEIQGEPFVGPAGQLLTKMIGAMGLRRDEVYIGNIMNWRPEMPVSASGVQYGNRPPNGEEMNYCLPYLRAQIEIVNPEVLVALGSTAAQGLLGIGSFKALGEVRGRWHTFADKPLMVTYHPSYILRNQSNRSKRMIWEDLLKVMERAGLPIAEKQRGYFLDK